The following proteins are encoded in a genomic region of Nerophis lumbriciformis linkage group LG23, RoL_Nlum_v2.1, whole genome shotgun sequence:
- the LOC133622643 gene encoding membrane-associated guanylate kinase, WW and PDZ domain-containing protein 3-like, whose product MSKNTVKKLHWRSKVQEGFVPLGGSSGELGLAIGGGADYGEFPFVTVAPGGGATVADIILEIGGTPVLGMTLGDVRGVLNSCPHPIRIKTVSPGASLCKDLRLYLSKCFTPSSMDSQLQQLIRENLYLRAVPCTTRQPREGEISGVDYNFVSIEEFFSLEESGALLESGKFKGNYYGTPRPVHIGPDSPPITYQEHRNLLRNFRTRSKSLSNLEKTVEEDNSEEDSGLSGGSAGAPPTTLPLSQSWETTGVMENGGRRGRAPTTNTWDMAYGDGGNTFYLDHMSKSSRQDVGAQIKETTSCSELPEFTDEPSQLRGFSVHTRLSKGPRGFGFNIVGGSRAHEFLQVYSVTPGGPPSLNQADILVYINDTCVLGRSHKEVVEMLKSVPMGQSVDVVLRRGYPMLYNPDGCPKHNLDMPQTPPPKQKRGPLIYSHVEDAGSCGSGLPQVPPSYSTQPMTNGLTSPPTPTSSETPVAPPTPAERMSANHSDSGSSTRRSSVIGYNSSTLPTLSSSFLQRQSSKSSESDLSTSTLPITSTSSHALSNITQPETPPPGGPASRPLMPQTCLPPTTPREIPSCGFNGCPANHQVPPQAPRGTPFAAGSPPAGELVPVALGRCNGGGLGFSITAGGPGGQLAVVRRVWDRRQCPSLQAGDAVVKINGADVQNLSFSQVQKVLQEHSKQGDMVLLVHRRAPVVTPNLYKPLPSPHGLTSPKIPPSTSADLPSPSSGALVGGVPPLSQAGLAMEDPQEGHLPAAGALPTQTSNGPPVSGLIQSTSFLDSVPVTLTLEPRDLQGAEESAAGPVRGAASAKDTRVGRAVEVELRRRPGEGFGFVIASQEINRGAPQASMMSHRFVTVRRGSPAARSGLIQPGDQLDAVEGRAVTGLQHRDLAQILRRAGNALRLSVTARAQTEAADVDIDNHFPKGSRRRSKDESRFYTVDLERGPTGFGFSLRGGSEYNMGLYVLGLMEGGPAERSNKMQVSDQLVEINGNSAVGMTHSQAVEQIRRGGHGIHLVLKKGNGYVPDYGPEEDASAHTPSREAVTMATTPHSTHRGGGGGDRRRRMKTRGSKPRSRRGGPPDLDLDLVEEEEKKRRMREKRKMREERSGKMREEEEGDAEYCGSSATPQQAAFSFLMPLDAAQDSQSDDSQSGTSVAQASDWTRAGPMREEAPGPWLEPSPHNLSQVLTGRRLSGRGLAGGLSL is encoded by the exons ATGTCTAAAAACACGGTGAAGAAGCTGCACTGGCGCTCCAAG GTGCAGGAGGGCTTCGTGCCGCTGGGCGGAAGCTCGGGCGAGCTGGGGCTGGCTATTGGGGGCGGGGCCGACTACGGCGAGTTTCCCTTCGTGACGGTGGCTCCCGGGGGCGGCGCCACTGTGGCCGACATCATCCTGGAGATCGGCGGCACGCCCGTGTTGGGGATGACGCTGGGCGACGTGCGAGGGGTCCTCAACTCCTGTCCTCATCCAATCAGGATCAAGACCGTCTCACCAG GTGCGTCGCTGTGCAAAGATCTTCGCCTGTACCTCAGTAAGTGTTTCACTCCGTCCTCCATGGACAGTCAGCTGCAGCAGCTCATACGGGAGAACCTCTACCTGCGCGCCGTGCCCT GTACGACCCGGCAGCCTCGCGAGGGTGAGATCAGCGGTGTGGACTACAACTTTGTATCCATCGAGGAGTTCTTCTCTTTGGAGGAGTCGGGCGCGCTGCTGGAGAGTGGAAAGTTTAAAG GCAACTACTACGGGACGCCCCGCCCTGTCCACATAGGTCCCGACAGTCCACCAATCACGTATCAGGAACATCGAAACCTGCTTAGGAACTTCAGGACCAGAAGCAAATCCCTCAGCAACCTGGAAAAAACCGTAGAAGAAGACAACAGCGAGGAAGACAGCGGCCTGTCCG GAGGGTCGGCCGGGGCCCCGCCCACCACGCTGCCTCTCAGCCAATCATGGGAGACGACAGGGGTGATGGAGAATGGAGGACGGCGAGGAAGAGCGCCTACGACCAACACGTGGGACATGGCCTACGGCGACGGCGGGAACACCTTCTACCTCGA TCACATGTCAAAGAGCAGCAGACAGGATGTTGGGGCTCAAATCAAGGAGACAACTTCCTGCTCAGAGC TTCCAGAGTTTACGGATGAGCCGAGTCAGCTGAGAGGCTTTTCCGTGCACACGCGTCTCTCCAAGGGCCCGCGAGGCTTTGGCTTCAACATTGTGGGGGGAAGTCGAGCGCACGAGTTCCTGCAGGTCTACAGCGTCACGCCCGGAGGCCCGCCCAGTCTCAACCAAG CCGACATACTGGTGTACATCAACGACACCTGCGTCTTGGGTCGCTCGCACAAGGAGGTGGTGGAGATGCTCAAGTCGGTCCCGATGGGTCAGAGCGTGGATGTGGTTCTGAGGCGAGGATACCCGATGCTCTACAACCCGGACGGCTGCCCCAAACACAACCTGGACATG CCGCAGACTCCTCCCCCCAAGCAAAAGCGCGGGCCACTGATCTACAGCCACGTGGAGGACGCCGGAAGCTGTGGCTCAG GACTCCCCCAAGTCCCGCCTTCCTATTCAACCCAGCCAATGACCAATGGGCTGACAAGCCCGCCCACTCCCACTTCCTCTGAAACCCCTGTGGCTCCTCCTACTCCCGCAGAGAGGATGTCGGCCAATCACAGCGACTCTGGCAGTAGCACCCGAAG GTCTTCTGTGATTGGCTACAACAGCAGCACCCTTCCCACCCTCTCCTCCTCCTTCCTCCAGCGTCAGAGCTCCAAGTCTTCAGAGAGCGACTTGTCCACGTCCACCCTCCCAATCACATCTACATCCTCCCACGCGCTCTCCAATATCACTCAGCCAGAGACTCCGCCTCCCGGTGGCCCCGCCTCGCGGCCCCTGATGCCGCAGACATGCCTTCCCCCCACTACGCCTCGGGAAATCCCATCCTGCGGTTTCAACGGGTGCCCAGCCAACCACCAAGTGCCGCCGCAGGCCCCCCGTGGTACCCCCTTTGCTGCAGGGTCGCCTCCCGCTGGCGAGCTGGTGCCCGTGGCGCTGGGACGCTGCAATGGCGGGGGTCTGGGTTTCAGCATCACGGCGGGCGGGCCGGGGGGTCAGCTGGCTGTGGTGAGACGGGTCTGGGACCGCAGGCAGTGCCCCTCGCTACAGGCCGGGGACGCGGTGGTCAAGATCAACGGTGCCGACGTGCAAAACCTCAGTTTCTCCCAG GTCCAGAAGGTTCTGCAGGAACACTCCAAACAGGGGGACATGGTTCTGCTGGTACACAGACGAG CTCCTGTGGTCACACCCAACTTGTATAAACCCCTCCCCTCGCCACATGGCCTCACCAGCCCCAAAATCCCACCCTCAACTTCTGCCGATTTGCCTTCTCCTTCTTCCGGGGCCTTGGTGGGGGGCGTACCCCCCCTCAGCCAGGCAGGCTTGGCCATGGAGGACCCCCAGGAAGGGCACCTCCCAGCTGCAG GGGCGCTACCTACTCAGACCTCCAACGGCCCCCCCGTCTCAGGCCTCATCCAAAGCACCAGCTTCCTGGACTCTGTACCCGTCACCCTGACCCTTGAGCCACGCGACCTGCAGGGGGCGGAGGAGAGTGCGGCGGGGCCCGTCAGAGGGGCGGCCTCCGCCAAGGACACCAGGGTTGGGAGGGCAGTGGAGGTGGAGCTTAGGCGGCGGCCCGGCGAAGGCTTTGGATTTGTCATCGCCTCCCAGGAAATCAACCGGGGCG CGCCTCAAGCCTCAATGATGTCGCACCGCTTCGTGACGGTGAGACGCGGCAGTCCGGCCGCACGCAGCGGACTCATCCAGCCGGGAGACCAGCTGGATGCGGTGGAGGGCCGCGCGGTGACGGGTCTCCAGCACAGAGACCTGGCCCAGATCCTGAGGAGGGCGGGGAACGCGCTTAGGCTCAGCGTCACGGCACGAGCAC AGACGGAGGCGGCAGACGTGGACATCGACAACCACTTTCCAAAGGGATCCAGAAGGAGGTCAAAG GACGAGTCAAGGTTTTACACCGTGGATCTAGAGCGAGGACCCACGGGTTTTGGGTTCTCGCTGAGGGGGGGCAGCGAGTACAACATGGGGCTGTACGTGCTGGGACTCATGGAGGGAGGGCCGGCCGAGCGCAGCAACAAGATGCAG GTGtcggaccagctggtggagatcAACGGCAACAGCGCGGTGGGAATGACGCACAGTCAGGCGGTAGAGCAGATCCGGCGAGGAGGACATGGCATCCATCTGGTCCTGAAGAAAGGAAACGGCTACGTCCCAGATTACG GCCCTGAGGAAGACGCCTCCGCCCACACCCCCTCACGAGAGGCTGTCACCATGGCGACCACCCCCCACAGCACACacaggggaggaggaggaggagacagGAGAAGGAGGATGAAGACCAGAGGAAGCAAACCAAGAAGCAGAAGGGGAGGGCCTCCTGATCTGGACCTGGACCTGgtggaggaggaagagaagaagaggaggatgagAGAGAAGAGGAAGATGAGAGAGGAGAGGAGTGGCAAaatgagggaggaggaggagggcgaCGCCGAGTATTGTGGGAGCTCGGCCACTCCTCAGCAAGCGGCCTTCTCCTTCCTGATGCCGCTGGACGCCGCTCAAGACAGCCAATCAGACGACAGCCAATCAGGCACCAGCGTAgcgcaggcttctgattggacgagAGCTGGGCCGATGCGGGAAGAGGCTCCGGGCCCCTGGCTGGAGCCCAGCCCACACAACCTCTCGCAGGTTCTGACTGGCCGTCGTCTCAGTGGGCGGGGCCTAGCGGGTGGACTCTCCCTCTGA